In Edaphobacter dinghuensis, a genomic segment contains:
- a CDS encoding citrate synthase, producing MSNVVAPKGLEGIVATSSSICFIDGDAGVLSYRGIDIHELAERSTFEECAYLLWFGKLPNTSELANFATQLAAARKLDPKIIDLLHSVPTTASPMQVLRTAVSLLSIYDADEADCSHDANVRKSFRLTAQIPMIVALFDRIRKGKPVVEADHKLSHAGNFLWMLNGERPSETATRAFDIALILHADHELNASTFAARVIAATLADIHSAITGAIGALKGPLHGGANEATMRLLYAIDKAGADPIEYVKQMFAEKKKISGFGHRVYHTEDPRATHLRRMSEELGKAAGSTKWFDLSRKIELYVKEQKKLNANVDFYSASTYTTLGIDIDLFTPIFAISRIAGWAAHVIEQHDDNRLIRPRADYVGPAYPSRYIPIAER from the coding sequence ATGTCCAATGTTGTCGCACCGAAAGGCTTGGAAGGCATCGTCGCCACCAGCTCTTCCATCTGCTTTATTGACGGCGACGCCGGCGTCCTCTCCTATCGCGGTATCGACATTCACGAGCTGGCGGAACGCTCGACCTTCGAGGAGTGCGCCTACCTCCTCTGGTTCGGCAAGTTGCCCAACACCTCCGAGCTCGCCAACTTTGCCACCCAGCTCGCCGCGGCGCGCAAGCTCGATCCCAAGATCATCGACCTTCTGCACAGCGTTCCCACAACTGCGTCTCCAATGCAGGTACTTCGCACCGCAGTATCGCTGCTCAGCATCTACGACGCCGACGAGGCCGATTGCAGCCACGACGCCAACGTCCGCAAATCCTTCCGCCTCACCGCGCAGATCCCCATGATCGTCGCCCTCTTCGATCGCATTCGCAAGGGCAAGCCGGTCGTCGAAGCCGATCACAAGCTCTCACACGCCGGTAACTTCCTCTGGATGCTCAACGGCGAGCGCCCCTCAGAGACCGCGACCCGCGCCTTCGATATCGCGCTCATCCTCCACGCCGACCATGAGCTGAACGCGAGCACCTTTGCTGCTCGCGTCATCGCCGCAACGCTCGCCGACATTCACTCCGCCATCACCGGAGCCATCGGCGCACTTAAAGGCCCCCTCCACGGCGGAGCCAACGAGGCCACCATGCGCCTGCTCTACGCTATCGACAAGGCCGGTGCCGACCCTATCGAGTATGTGAAGCAGATGTTCGCCGAGAAGAAGAAGATCTCCGGCTTCGGCCACCGCGTCTACCACACCGAAGACCCAAGGGCCACGCACCTTCGCCGCATGTCCGAAGAGCTGGGTAAAGCCGCAGGCAGCACCAAGTGGTTTGACTTGTCGCGCAAGATCGAGCTCTACGTCAAGGAACAGAAGAAGCTCAACGCCAACGTCGACTTCTACTCTGCCTCCACCTACACCACGCTCGGCATCGACATCGACCTCTTCACCCCGATCTTCGCCATCAGCCGTATCGCCGGATGGGCCGCTCACGTCATCGAGCAGCACGACGACAACCGCCTCATCCGTCCGCGCGCCGACTATGTTGGCCCAGCCTATCCATCGCGCTATATTCCTATCGCGGAGCGGTAG
- a CDS encoding NAD(P)/FAD-dependent oxidoreductase, producing MHHSDICIAGAGIIGLSLALELHRRGLSVTVFDQAQPLGEASTAAAGMLAASDPDNPAPLRKLADLSLSLYFEFLDRLHAHSGIAVPFHTSQTLQSQISSSSDTLSREALGRILPQLTPRNHHFTLLDEHSLDPRNLAAAVLAAVRATTIDLQPNTKVLSTRSIDDSVEVHTTQGIFHAAKFVNCTGAWATHSTLAPSTTIAPRKGQMLAIAIPPTLSLPLVVRTHGMYIVPRTTGPNKGRAIIGATIEDAGFDKIVHPADIAHLRALAADLLPALADAPQLEVWAGLRPSTPDELPFLGPSPDHRNQFVSAGHYRNGILLAPATAHVMAQMISNQPTAIDLADYSPARVLTSSAIAH from the coding sequence ATGCATCACTCCGACATCTGCATCGCTGGAGCCGGCATCATCGGCCTTTCTCTCGCCCTCGAACTTCATCGCCGCGGCCTCAGCGTCACCGTCTTCGATCAGGCACAGCCGCTCGGCGAAGCCTCCACCGCTGCCGCCGGAATGCTCGCCGCCAGCGATCCCGACAACCCTGCGCCGCTGCGCAAGCTCGCCGACCTCAGCCTCTCGCTCTATTTTGAATTTCTCGATCGCCTGCACGCACACTCCGGCATCGCTGTCCCTTTCCACACCAGTCAAACCCTGCAATCGCAGATAAGTTCTTCATCCGATACCCTCTCTCGCGAAGCCCTCGGAAGAATTCTCCCCCAGCTCACGCCGCGCAACCACCACTTCACTCTCCTCGACGAGCACAGCCTCGACCCGCGCAATCTCGCCGCCGCGGTCCTCGCCGCGGTCCGTGCAACCACCATCGATCTGCAGCCGAACACAAAAGTCCTCTCCACTCGATCCATCGACGACTCAGTCGAAGTCCACACCACTCAGGGCATCTTCCACGCTGCAAAGTTCGTCAATTGCACCGGCGCCTGGGCGACTCACTCCACACTTGCACCCAGTACCACCATTGCACCGAGAAAAGGCCAGATGCTGGCCATCGCCATTCCCCCCACGCTCTCACTTCCTCTCGTCGTCCGCACCCACGGCATGTACATCGTCCCCCGCACCACCGGCCCCAACAAAGGCCGGGCCATCATCGGCGCCACCATCGAAGACGCAGGCTTCGACAAGATCGTCCACCCCGCCGACATCGCCCACCTCCGTGCGCTCGCCGCGGATCTCCTTCCCGCACTCGCAGACGCGCCGCAGCTTGAGGTCTGGGCCGGCCTTCGTCCATCAACACCAGATGAACTTCCCTTCCTTGGGCCATCGCCTGATCATCGCAATCAATTCGTCTCCGCCGGACACTACCGCAACGGCATCCTCCTTGCTCCGGCAACGGCACACGTCATGGCACAGATGATCTCCAATCAACCCACCGCAATCGACCTGGCCGACTACTCACCCGCCCGCGTTTTGACATCTTCTGCTATCGCACATTGA
- a CDS encoding thiolase family protein, producing the protein MDDVVIVSAVRTPVGKFQGALSELSAVQLGAVTVCEAARRAKISDAGSAANVDECLMGCVLPAGLGQNPARQAALQGGLAETVAAMTINMVCGSGLKAVALAAQSVMTGAAEVVIAGGMESMSNAPYLLPQARKGLRMGDATVVDSMVRDGLWCACEDWHMGMTAELVAEKHGITREMQDAYALESHRRASAAWREGRFDAEVIPVSVQGKKGATVVTRDESVREDASLEALATLRPAFKKDGTVTAGNAPGVNDAAAAVVVMSAAKAAALGLKPMVTIRAQAMSGVAPRWVMLAPVIGVQRVLQRAGWKMDEVDLFELNEAFSVQALGVMRELELDASRVNVNGGAVAIGHPIGASGARVLVTLIHEMIRRDVKKGVAALCLGGGNSVALAVER; encoded by the coding sequence ATGGATGACGTTGTCATTGTGTCGGCAGTGCGGACTCCAGTGGGAAAATTTCAAGGCGCGTTGAGCGAGCTGAGCGCGGTGCAGCTTGGTGCAGTGACAGTGTGCGAAGCCGCTCGTAGAGCGAAGATTAGCGATGCAGGCTCTGCTGCAAATGTAGACGAGTGCCTGATGGGATGCGTGCTTCCAGCGGGCCTGGGACAGAACCCGGCACGGCAGGCAGCGTTGCAGGGTGGGCTTGCGGAGACCGTTGCGGCGATGACGATCAACATGGTTTGCGGCTCGGGATTGAAGGCTGTCGCGCTGGCAGCGCAGAGTGTGATGACAGGAGCGGCGGAGGTCGTTATCGCCGGTGGGATGGAGTCGATGAGTAACGCCCCCTATCTTTTGCCGCAGGCGCGGAAGGGGCTTCGCATGGGCGACGCAACGGTGGTGGATTCGATGGTGAGGGACGGATTGTGGTGCGCGTGCGAGGACTGGCACATGGGCATGACGGCAGAACTCGTCGCTGAAAAGCATGGCATCACGCGTGAGATGCAGGATGCCTATGCGCTGGAATCGCATCGCCGTGCGAGTGCGGCGTGGAGGGAAGGAAGATTTGATGCGGAGGTGATTCCCGTTTCGGTACAGGGAAAGAAGGGAGCGACGGTGGTCACCCGTGACGAGAGCGTGCGCGAGGACGCTTCTCTGGAGGCGCTAGCAACGTTGAGGCCGGCGTTCAAGAAGGATGGTACGGTGACGGCGGGAAATGCTCCGGGAGTGAATGATGCTGCCGCTGCAGTTGTCGTGATGTCGGCGGCGAAGGCTGCGGCATTGGGGTTGAAGCCGATGGTGACGATCAGGGCGCAGGCGATGAGCGGGGTAGCTCCGCGATGGGTGATGCTTGCTCCGGTGATCGGCGTGCAGCGGGTTTTGCAGCGTGCGGGTTGGAAGATGGACGAGGTCGATCTGTTCGAGTTGAATGAGGCATTCAGCGTGCAGGCGCTCGGAGTGATGAGAGAGTTGGAGCTGGATGCAAGCCGTGTGAATGTAAATGGAGGTGCAGTTGCGATCGGTCATCCAATTGGAGCGAGCGGGGCGCGGGTGCTCGTGACGCTCATCCACGAGATGATTCGGCGGGATGTGAAGAAGGGCGTGGCGGCGCTTTGTCTTGGCGGGGGAAATTCGGTGGCTCTGGCGGTGGAGCGGTGA
- a CDS encoding L-serine ammonia-lyase, which produces MNTSLFELFKIGIGPSSSHTVGPMRAALSFASSLKTSGALSRTASVHVDLYGSLALTGLGHGTDRAILLGLFGEAPDTVDPALIDIELAAVRTTGTLYLLDLHEIPFTESQHLLFHRDQMYPNPDVLTHPNGMRFSAFDDTGALLAEDIFYSIGGGFILSGSEFAAQRNASSATTRTVPYPFRSAEELLSTAATNHLTIAQLMLANEVVLLSDASIAINRPPSANPLHSKATPEEQIKASILTLWHTMQSCTARGIATEGILPGGLNVRRRAPRLAQRLETEGSKDPLAPLDWVTVYAMAVNEENAAGGRVVTAPTNGAAGVIPAIAHYYMRFVNDADEEGLIRYFLTAAAIGILYKENASISGAEVGCQGEVGVACSMAAGGLVAALNGTNAQIEHAAEIAMEHNLGMTCDPIGGLVQIPCIERNGMGAVKAINATRMAMHETGGHKLSLDQVIATMYQTGLDMQSRYKETSLAGLALNIIEC; this is translated from the coding sequence GTGAATACCAGCCTCTTCGAGCTCTTCAAGATCGGTATCGGCCCCTCCAGTTCACATACCGTCGGCCCCATGCGTGCAGCTCTCAGCTTCGCGAGCTCGCTTAAAACTTCAGGCGCCCTCTCCCGCACAGCCTCAGTCCACGTCGATCTCTACGGCTCACTCGCGCTCACCGGACTAGGTCACGGCACCGACCGCGCTATCCTGCTCGGCCTCTTCGGCGAAGCGCCCGACACCGTCGATCCCGCTCTCATCGACATCGAGCTTGCCGCCGTTCGCACGACCGGCACCCTTTATCTCCTCGACCTGCACGAGATTCCCTTCACCGAGAGTCAACACCTGCTCTTCCATCGCGATCAGATGTATCCCAACCCCGACGTCCTCACCCATCCCAACGGAATGCGCTTCTCCGCCTTCGACGACACTGGTGCCCTCCTCGCCGAAGACATCTTCTACTCCATCGGGGGTGGCTTCATCCTCTCCGGCAGCGAGTTCGCAGCCCAACGCAACGCATCGAGCGCCACCACGCGCACCGTTCCCTATCCCTTCCGTAGCGCCGAGGAACTCCTCTCTACCGCAGCTACCAATCACCTCACCATCGCGCAGCTCATGCTCGCCAACGAAGTCGTGCTCCTCTCCGACGCGAGCATCGCCATCAACCGGCCGCCGTCCGCAAACCCCTTGCACAGCAAAGCCACTCCCGAAGAGCAGATCAAAGCCAGTATCCTTACCCTCTGGCACACCATGCAATCCTGCACTGCTCGCGGCATCGCCACCGAAGGCATCCTACCCGGTGGCCTTAACGTCCGCCGCCGCGCTCCACGTCTCGCCCAGAGACTTGAAACCGAAGGCTCAAAAGACCCCCTCGCTCCACTCGATTGGGTCACCGTCTACGCCATGGCCGTCAACGAAGAGAACGCCGCCGGCGGCAGAGTCGTCACCGCACCCACCAACGGAGCCGCCGGCGTCATCCCTGCCATCGCTCACTATTACATGCGCTTCGTAAACGACGCCGACGAAGAAGGTCTCATCCGCTACTTCCTCACCGCCGCTGCCATCGGCATCCTCTATAAAGAGAACGCCAGCATCTCCGGAGCCGAAGTCGGCTGTCAGGGCGAAGTCGGCGTAGCCTGCTCGATGGCTGCCGGAGGCCTCGTCGCCGCACTCAATGGGACCAACGCGCAGATCGAACACGCCGCCGAGATCGCCATGGAGCACAACCTCGGCATGACCTGCGATCCCATCGGCGGCCTCGTTCAAATCCCCTGCATCGAGCGCAACGGCATGGGAGCAGTCAAGGCCATCAACGCCACCCGCATGGCCATGCACGAGACCGGAGGCCACAAACTCTCCCTCGATCAGGTCATCGCCACCATGTACCAGACCGGCCTCGACATGCAATCTCGCTACAAAGAGACATCACTCGCTGGACTGGCCCTGAACATCATCGAATGCTGA
- a CDS encoding MmcQ/YjbR family DNA-binding protein has protein sequence MKARVALFRKLALALPQATEGAHMGSPDFRLNDRIFATLSAQDRGLGTLKLTVEQQQSFIAEMPEIFEPVQGGWGRMGMTFVDLHHVDEATLQGALATAYNNVKFKQTGRKTTRTTKSTVSLRSRLQ, from the coding sequence ATGAAAGCTCGCGTTGCTCTCTTTCGCAAGTTAGCGCTCGCTCTTCCTCAGGCCACCGAAGGCGCCCACATGGGCAGTCCTGACTTTCGACTCAACGACCGCATCTTTGCCACCCTCTCCGCACAGGACCGAGGGCTCGGTACGCTCAAGCTCACCGTCGAGCAACAACAATCCTTCATCGCCGAGATGCCAGAGATCTTCGAGCCGGTACAAGGAGGCTGGGGAAGGATGGGCATGACCTTCGTCGATCTTCATCATGTCGATGAAGCAACCCTTCAAGGAGCGCTCGCCACCGCCTACAACAATGTAAAGTTCAAACAAACAGGAAGGAAGACCACGCGTACCACCAAATCAACCGTATCGCTCCGCTCACGCCTACAATAA
- a CDS encoding HEAT repeat domain-containing protein gives MPTRASVLRFTRTTFLPIALLLLSFNQARAQSSSTVADTKIVTTTQQEQQASQPSVRDRTHTTVAQNNDEAWSMLTAAVQDTKHSDLRIQALSALGTLGINPRSERMIVDAMKDPDVDVRTAAVLAAGQTKSRNLTTNIRAMLDDKEPQVAFVAATTLWKMNDRSGEDVLMAVANGDRSANPHLVNGAMHQANKELHDPAALARIGALQGASMLLGPFGFGITAVEYMRKNGGDNARVSAIEQLSQENTGPVRSELIAALTDKDPAVRAAAATAVGSYRDRSVPNALLPLFDDTKAPVRLTAAAAYIRATRSASGRKKQ, from the coding sequence ATGCCTACGCGCGCCAGCGTTCTTCGATTTACCAGGACAACCTTCCTGCCGATTGCTCTTCTCCTGCTCTCCTTCAACCAGGCCCGGGCGCAGAGCAGTTCGACTGTTGCCGACACCAAGATCGTAACCACCACCCAGCAGGAGCAACAGGCATCGCAGCCTTCAGTTCGCGATCGTACTCACACAACCGTTGCACAGAACAACGACGAAGCCTGGTCCATGCTTACCGCTGCAGTTCAGGATACAAAGCACTCCGATCTTCGCATTCAGGCTCTCTCCGCGCTCGGTACCCTCGGCATCAATCCCCGCAGTGAAAGGATGATCGTCGATGCCATGAAAGACCCCGACGTCGATGTACGCACCGCCGCTGTCCTCGCTGCAGGACAGACCAAGAGCCGTAACCTCACCACCAATATCCGGGCCATGCTCGACGACAAAGAACCGCAGGTGGCCTTCGTCGCTGCCACCACGCTATGGAAGATGAACGACCGCTCTGGTGAGGACGTTCTCATGGCCGTCGCCAACGGCGACCGCAGCGCTAATCCTCACCTGGTGAACGGAGCCATGCATCAAGCAAACAAGGAGCTTCATGACCCCGCAGCTCTGGCCCGCATCGGCGCGCTCCAGGGAGCATCCATGCTTCTCGGTCCCTTTGGCTTCGGCATTACGGCAGTCGAATACATGCGCAAAAACGGCGGCGACAACGCTCGCGTCTCGGCTATCGAACAGCTATCACAGGAGAACACCGGTCCGGTTCGCAGTGAGCTGATCGCCGCCCTTACCGACAAGGACCCAGCAGTTCGCGCAGCAGCAGCCACCGCCGTCGGCAGCTATCGCGACAGGTCTGTTCCCAACGCGCTACTGCCTCTCTTCGACGACACCAAGGCTCCTGTCCGTCTCACTGCTGCCGCCGCTTACATCCGGGCCACACGCTCTGCATCTGGCCGCAAAAAGCAATAG
- a CDS encoding YifB family Mg chelatase-like AAA ATPase produces the protein MLFKVRSAAVYGIDAHVIDVEVDFSGVKLDKEQFNTVGLPDAAVRESRDRVRSAIKNSGFDIPPTRITINLAPADLKKEGSGFDLPIAIGILGAYGALHNKDVSDFLLVGELGLDGSLRAVQGMLPIAVAARAQGIPNLIIPASNAREAAVVQGVNVYPVKTLLEVRELLNSASMGTLIAAPLKVETADLLSEMQHFPFDFKDVRGQHVAKRALEVAAAGGHNILMIGPPGSGKTMLAKRLPSILAPLRFEEALETTKIHSVAGVLDAEQGLVTHRPFRSPHHTISDAGLIGGGMMPRPGEVSLAHNGLLFLDELPEFPRNVLEVMRQPLEDGMVTIARAAMSLSFPARFMLAAAMNPCPCGYFNDKSRECMCTPPMIQRYVSKVSGPLLDRIDIHIEVPAVQYKELRGGVSAEGSEEIRTRVLAARERQHERFSAAGERTKGSAKAASRPVFANSQMNTQQIRIHCELSSEAERLLERAMQQQGLSARAHDRILKVARTIADLDREEGIAVKHIAEAIQYRTLDRSYWS, from the coding sequence ATGCTCTTTAAGGTTCGCAGTGCAGCAGTTTACGGCATCGATGCGCACGTCATTGATGTAGAGGTCGACTTTTCGGGCGTCAAGTTGGACAAGGAACAGTTCAACACGGTGGGGCTGCCGGATGCGGCGGTACGGGAGAGCCGTGACCGGGTGCGGTCGGCGATCAAGAACTCCGGGTTCGATATTCCACCGACACGAATTACGATCAACCTGGCTCCGGCAGACCTGAAGAAAGAAGGCTCGGGGTTCGACCTTCCGATTGCGATTGGAATCCTGGGCGCGTACGGCGCGCTGCACAACAAGGATGTCAGCGATTTTCTGTTGGTGGGCGAGCTTGGGCTGGACGGCAGTCTGCGAGCGGTGCAGGGAATGCTGCCGATTGCGGTTGCGGCGCGTGCCCAGGGGATTCCGAACCTGATTATTCCGGCGAGCAATGCGCGGGAGGCGGCGGTTGTGCAGGGGGTGAACGTCTATCCGGTGAAGACCCTGCTCGAGGTGAGGGAGTTGTTGAACTCGGCGTCAATGGGAACGCTGATAGCGGCTCCGTTGAAGGTTGAGACTGCCGACCTTCTCAGCGAGATGCAGCACTTTCCGTTCGACTTTAAAGACGTGCGCGGTCAACATGTGGCCAAGCGGGCGCTGGAGGTAGCGGCTGCGGGCGGCCACAATATTCTGATGATCGGGCCGCCGGGCTCAGGCAAGACGATGCTGGCCAAGCGGCTGCCTTCGATCCTTGCTCCTCTGCGGTTTGAAGAGGCGCTGGAGACGACGAAGATTCACTCGGTTGCCGGTGTGCTGGACGCGGAGCAAGGATTGGTGACGCACCGCCCGTTCCGGTCGCCGCACCACACTATTTCTGATGCGGGGTTGATCGGCGGCGGGATGATGCCGCGGCCAGGCGAGGTCTCGCTGGCGCATAACGGGTTGCTGTTTTTGGATGAGCTGCCGGAGTTTCCCCGGAATGTTCTGGAGGTGATGCGCCAGCCTCTGGAGGACGGCATGGTGACGATTGCCCGAGCGGCGATGAGTCTGAGCTTTCCGGCCCGGTTTATGCTGGCGGCGGCGATGAATCCTTGCCCCTGTGGCTACTTCAATGACAAGTCGCGGGAGTGTATGTGTACGCCCCCGATGATCCAGCGATATGTCTCAAAGGTCTCGGGGCCGCTGCTTGACCGGATCGACATCCATATTGAGGTGCCCGCAGTGCAATATAAGGAGTTAAGGGGCGGGGTGTCGGCGGAAGGGTCGGAGGAGATTCGCACCCGGGTGTTGGCGGCGAGAGAGCGGCAACATGAACGGTTCAGCGCGGCAGGGGAGCGGACCAAAGGGTCGGCGAAGGCAGCATCGCGACCGGTCTTTGCCAACTCCCAGATGAATACCCAGCAGATTCGAATTCATTGCGAGCTCTCGTCGGAGGCGGAGCGCCTGCTGGAACGCGCGATGCAGCAACAGGGGTTAAGTGCCCGGGCGCACGACCGGATATTAAAGGTGGCGCGGACAATTGCGGATCTGGATCGGGAAGAAGGTATTGCGGTAAAGCATATCGCCGAGGCTATCCAATACCGCACTTTGGATAGAAGCTATTGGTCATAA